In Gimesia panareensis, the genomic window ACATGTATAACCTGTTGAATGAGAAGGGGGAGACCACGCTGGTAGATTTCGGTCTGGTGAAGCTCAAACCGCGCCAGGCGATTGAAACGGTGATTCAGATTCAGAAGCCTTACACGCCTCAGAAGTATGTTGATGAAATGCGGGGTCTGGCCGCGGGAGCGGAGATTGCCTACGAAGATGTGCGGGCGACGAATTTCATTCCCGAGATGTTTCACTGCAGCGGGTTTTCGATTGCGAACTCCGCGACCAAAGATGGCACACTCTTTCATGGTCGCGTGCTGGACTATGCCTGCGACTGGGGTCTGCAGGATCATGCGGTGCTGGTGGTGGCGGAACCGGAAGGGGGCATCCCTTTCGTGAATGTGACCTATGCCGGTTTCATCGGTTCGGTGACCGGGATGAATATGCAGTCGGTTTCCATCGGCGAAATGGGAGGCCGTGGCCTGGGACACTGGGCCGGTGTGCCGATGGCGTTCCTCGTACGTGAGGTGCTGGAGACTGCCAAAGATCTGGACGAAGCGATTGCCGTCTTTAAGGATAACTATCGGACTTGCGAATATTATTACGTGATCGCCGACGGCAAAACGAATCGGTCGGTTGGAATGGCGACCAGCTGGGAAAAGCTGCAACTGATTGAGCCGGGGGAATTTCATCCTCTATTGCCGAACCCCGTCAAAGATGCAGCCCTGCTGTCCGCCGGGGATCGCTACCAGGAACTTTCCAAACGGGTAAAAGACGGGTATGGCAAGTTCACGGCTGAGTCTGCAATTGAGTTGATGAGCCGTCCGGTGGCGATGAAGTCGAATCTGCATAACGTGCTGTTTGAGCCGAAGTCGACGAAGCTGTGGGTGGCGAATGCCAGCAGTGACGGGAAGCCGGCTGCGAACCAGAAATATTTCAGCTTTCAGCTGTCCGAGCTGCTGAAGCGGAAGCCGGATGCCAATTCGCCAGAGCATCCGATGCCGGCCCGACAGGAAGTTTCGCAGAAAGCAAAATAGGATCAGGGGAACGTTTCGCAGTTCCTGATGTTTAGCTTTCCTGTTTCGTGTCTTTACGTATGATTCGCTTTCGTTGCATCTGATGATTGCGTGTGAATGTGGTGTGTTTTCTCGAGCACTGTTGGCAAGCCAACAGTGCCACCGGACCAGTACTCTTGGTCTGGTGTCGCGTTTTACGCACTGCCGGGCAGTGGCATACGGGAACGCTGCTCTCAGTTTGTTTCTGCGATGAGTTCTCGCCAGGCGTCGGGGATGTAGTCCAGGAGGTCGGCGGCGATCATGGCGGGTTGGGAAAGGTCGTCTGCAGCGAAGTCGCCCGCCAGGCCGTGCAGATAGACTCCCAGCTGGGCCGCATCAAAAGGAGACATCCCCTGTCCGGCCAGGGAGGTCGTCAGGCCGGTCAGGACATCGCCTGTGCCTCCGGTCGCCATACCTGCGTTACCCGTTTGATTGACGGCGAGCTGTGTGCCATCGGTGACGATGGTGCCGGCCCCTTTGAGGACGAGGACGACCTGATGTTTTTGAGCGAATTGAATCGCATGGGTTTCGCGGTCGGCACTGATGTCTTTGATGCTGACATTGGTCAAGCGTGAAAATTCGCCGGGATGGGGAGTCAGAATGCGGGGCCCTGCGGCGTCGGGCAGGGGCGTTTCCAGGGCGGCGAGTGAATTCAGGGCGTCGGCATCGACGATCAGGGTCTGTTCGAGTTCGGAGTAAAGCTGAACGGTCAGGTCACGAACCCAGGGATGTTGACCACAGCCGGGACCGATGGCGACGGCATCGAAGCCGGGCAGCTGGTCGAGCAGGTGGGCTGTGGACTCCGACGTGAGTTGACTGTCTGAGTCGAGCTCAAGCGGAATCGTGAGGTAGCAGGGATTGACGGAGGCCACAATGGATTGAATGGCAGCTGGTGTGGCGACGAAGACGAGCCCCGAACCGCCGCGGAGGGCGCCCATGCCGGCCAGACAGGCCGCCCCGCTCATGCCGGGACTGCCGGCGATGATCAGTACTTTCCCGCAGGAACCTTTATGAGAATCAGGAGCACGTTGTGGAAGTGGAGGCAGATCTTTGATTCGCTGAATATTCATATTAAAATCTTTCAAATTTGCCGGGCCTGATTACAATGTGTTCGCATTTTGCCAGACTCGATCAGCTTTGACCATGACCGGGCGACTGTGTCCAAATTTTTATTGTAGCGAACCGAAAATCGGGGTGTAGAGGTTTAGTCTGGGATGGCTGGGAGAGACAGGTTGTGGATGTTGTGTTTCAGATCGCGTTAACCTGTTGAAAGAGTGTTTGTTAGGGCTCCCAGTCCACGTTGAGATCAGTATACTTTGAATACCTTTTTTGAACGGACTACTTTTTCTATCATACTTCAGAGATCGCAGTTGCGCGATGGATCCGGGAGGCAGCAATGCATTCCGCCCGGGATTCGTTCTGGAAAATGATGGACTCGCATAAATCGTAATCGATTGGATGGATCTTCAATGCCAAGCAAGAAAACTGTGTATGAGAAGCTATGTGACCTGGCCGGTAATCTGTGGTGGAGTTGGCAGCCTGACGTTACTCAGATCTTTCATCTGATTGACCCTGATAAATGGTCAGAGTTAAACCATAACCCGGTTCTGCTGCTGGAAGAGTACACTCCGGAACAGCTGGAAAAGAAATTAAGCAGCCTGAGTCTGCACTCCCGCGTGAACGTGGCCTACCGTCGCTGGCAGGAGTACATGGATCGCGCCGAGACCTGGGGTTCGACAAACGCAACGATTCTGGGCCACCGCAGTGCGGCTTATTTCTCTGCCGAGTTCGGGATCCATGAATCGCTGCACATCTACTCGGGTGGTCTGGGTGTGCTGGCGGGCGACCATCTGAAAAGTGCTTCCGACCTGGGGCTGCCCCTGGTCGCCGTCGGTCTGTTTTACGGTGAAGGATATTTCTCGCAGCACATTGATAAAGAGGGCTGGCAGCAGGAATCGTACACCGAAGCCAAGACCAAAAACCTGCCGATTTCGCCAGCCTACACTCCGGATGGTAAGCCGGTGATGATTTCAGTCGCGACCCGATCGGGCGAGATCTTTGCCAAGGTGTGGCGGATTGACGTGGGGCGGGTGAAGCTGTATCTGCTGGATACCGATGTGCCGGAAAACAGCGAAGAAGATCGTAATCTGACCGCGCGGCTGTACGGCGGCGATCAGCGGACGCGTATCCGCCAGGAAATCATGCTGGGCATCGGCGGCGTCAGAGCGTTGTCAGCG contains:
- a CDS encoding NAD(P)H-hydrate dehydratase; amino-acid sequence: MNIQRIKDLPPLPQRAPDSHKGSCGKVLIIAGSPGMSGAACLAGMGALRGGSGLVFVATPAAIQSIVASVNPCYLTIPLELDSDSQLTSESTAHLLDQLPGFDAVAIGPGCGQHPWVRDLTVQLYSELEQTLIVDADALNSLAALETPLPDAAGPRILTPHPGEFSRLTNVSIKDISADRETHAIQFAQKHQVVLVLKGAGTIVTDGTQLAVNQTGNAGMATGGTGDVLTGLTTSLAGQGMSPFDAAQLGVYLHGLAGDFAADDLSQPAMIAADLLDYIPDAWRELIAETN
- a CDS encoding C45 family autoproteolytic acyltransferase/hydolase; its protein translation is MLRNPRRFSGFCLLLFLALVCLTSRPASAQTIGRCGEGWLEKVDGYLVLHLKGTHYEMGYQQGVLLKEHIRKNMYNLLNEKGETTLVDFGLVKLKPRQAIETVIQIQKPYTPQKYVDEMRGLAAGAEIAYEDVRATNFIPEMFHCSGFSIANSATKDGTLFHGRVLDYACDWGLQDHAVLVVAEPEGGIPFVNVTYAGFIGSVTGMNMQSVSIGEMGGRGLGHWAGVPMAFLVREVLETAKDLDEAIAVFKDNYRTCEYYYVIADGKTNRSVGMATSWEKLQLIEPGEFHPLLPNPVKDAALLSAGDRYQELSKRVKDGYGKFTAESAIELMSRPVAMKSNLHNVLFEPKSTKLWVANASSDGKPAANQKYFSFQLSELLKRKPDANSPEHPMPARQEVSQKAK